One region of Solanum pennellii chromosome 6, SPENNV200 genomic DNA includes:
- the LOC107023782 gene encoding ABC transporter F family member 4 isoform X2, with amino-acid sequence MPKKSNGNSDNHDRDEPEDFVIPSSSAESQDADETEEESDDVQNVHKEYVSDTDKEDEEEEEEEKVESSKVGNTNSRGREEDLEVQKKVYRRKGKKIVDGSGQNESENLKIYTRKKKVIEKEKEVEEKEQNVGAKIATSKNDYSEKNMKAKKEDKVNEGKTAKNNGDSSRGGKNEKRNNKDERREVEGETKLAKKGKSNGGSSHGSVIKKEENKKKKRTDERERERQSSKKAKINGDSSQLKKEEKNMKKTQNKKEGDEEAEENLVKKSNSNGVASPAKKEKMKGEKEKEGKTNNGKVKDEAISNGTTKKNEEKKLKAKRKREDDEEEEDEKSESALYQFPHNRVHRIIKNENAEIRMLHEATFLVNKATQ; translated from the exons ATGCCGAAGAAGAGTAACGGAAATTCTGACAACCACGACAGAGATGAGCCGGAGGATTTCGTCATACCATCTTCCAGTGCCGAATCACAAGATGCCGATGAAACCGAGGAAGAAAGCGACGACGTACAGAATGTTCACAAGGAGTATGTAAGCGATACGGACAAAGAAGAcgaagaagaggaggaggaagaaAAAGTCGAGAGCAGCAAAGTCGGTAATACTAATAGCCGGGGAAGGGAGGAGGATTTGGAAGTACAGAAGAAGGTTTATAGAAGAAAGGGGAAGAAAATAGTGGATGGTAGTGGGCAGAACGAGAGCGAAAACTTGAAAATATATACGAGAAAGAAGAAGgtgatagaaaaagaaaaggaggtTGAAGAAAAGGAGCAAAATGTTGGTGCAAAAATAGCTACCAGTAAAAACGATTACAGTGAGAAAAATATGAAGGCAAAGAAGGAAGATAAAGTGAATGAAGGTAAAACGGCAAAGAACAATGGAGATTCTAGTCGTGGAGGCAAAAATGAAAAGAGGAACAACAAGGACGAGAGGAGGGAAGTAGAAGGAGAAACAAAACTAGCAAAAAAGGGAAAGAGCAATGGAGGTTCTAGTCATGGAAGTGTAATTAAGAAGGAagagaacaagaagaagaaaaggacagatgaaagagaaagagaaagacaatCATCAAAGAAGGCCAAGATCAATGGTGATTCGAGTCAgttgaaaaaagaagagaaaaatatgaagaagacaCAAAATAAGAAGGAAGGAGATGAAGAGGCTGAAGAAAATCTAGTGAAAAAATCAAATAGTAATGGAGTTGCAAGTCCTGCTAAAAAGGAGAAGATGAAAGGGGAGAAGGAAAAGGAGGGTAAAACAAACAATGGCAAGGTAAAAGATGAAGCAATTAGCAACGGTACCACCAAAAAGAATGAGGAGAAGAAATTGAAGGCAAAGAGGAAAAGGGAGGATGATGAAGAGGAGGAAGATGAGAAGAGTGAGAGTGCGCTTTACCAATTTCCCCACAATCGAGTTCATAggataataaaaaatgaaaatgctgaGATTAGGATGTTACACGAAGCAACCTTTCTTGTTAACAAAGCTACG CAGTga